One genomic segment of Helianthus annuus cultivar XRQ/B chromosome 14, HanXRQr2.0-SUNRISE, whole genome shotgun sequence includes these proteins:
- the LOC110903997 gene encoding protein ASPARTIC PROTEASE IN GUARD CELL 2: protein MSQFTTSSPSPTTGSLMLSIFMLFSNLLFVYAIVDDPTAVILLPPHAGSNRHTMFLPLFHSNPNSTRVSYGKSRRHLQKLDTHRSNARMALHDDLLSNGYYTTRLWIGSPPHKFALIVDTGSTVTYVPCSTCEQCGKHQDPRFDPDSSSTYEPMKCNNECTCDNAKKQCIYERQYAEMSSSSGVLGKDIISFGNQSELSPQRATFGCEKLETGDLYTQRADGIMGLGRGDLSLVDQLVDQGVISDSFSLCYGGMDTGGGAMILGGISPPSGTVFAYSDPVRSPYYNIELKELHVAGKRLPLSPSVFDGKHGTVLDSGTTYAYLPEAAFLAFKDAIIKELHSFKKIRGPDPSYNDICFSGVGSDVSKLSETFPSVEMVFGKGHKLSLSPENYLFRHSKVRGAYCLGIFQNGKDPTTLLGAIIVRNTFVTYDREHAKIGFWKTNCSDLWARLHDSDVSPSAPDNSHLSPDVSPSSAPTVSPYHISPGSKVGSIIFYMSLNVKYYKLEPHIVELTHLIAMELNVDSSQVNLLDFTAEANGSLTIWSITPPKPAEYMSKAAASNIIARIAEDEIHLPKIFGKHRISNWYIVSDPNRPWWQNHKVMVVIFVLLLVFGFSGFVVWWLQRYKRQVSIPYKPVDSAVPEQELQPFGFQTNYTA from the exons ATGTCACAATTCACCACATCATCACCGTCACCCACTACCGGTAGCCTGATGTTATCAATTTTTATGCTGTTCAGTAATCTGTTATTTGTTTATGCGATCGTCGATGATCCAACGGCTGTTATTCTTCTTCCTCCACATGCCGGTAGCAATCGCCACACAATGTTTCTACCTCTTTTTCATTCAAACCCTAACTCTACTCGTGTCTCGTACGGAAAATCTCGTCGTCACCTCCAGAAATTGGATACTCATCGATCTAACGCGCGGATGGCTCTGCATGATGATCTTCTATCCAACGG GTATTACACGACGAGGCTGTGGATCGGATCCCCGCCGCATAAGTTTGCTCTTATAGTTGACACGGGGAGTACGGTTACGTATGTTCCGTGCTCTACTTGTGAACAATGTGGCAAGCATCAG GACCCAAGGTTTGATCCAGATTCATCCAGCACGTATGAGCCTATGAAATGCAATAATGAATGCACATGTGACAATGCCAAGAAGCAATGCATTTACGAAAGGCAATATGCTGAAATGAGTTCCAGCAGTGGTGTCCTTGGTAAAGATATTATATCATTTGGCAACCAAAGTGAACTTTCACCTCAACGGGCCACTTTTGGCTGTGAAAAGTTGGAAACTGGTGATCTGTACACTCAACGTGCTGATGGAATAATGGGTTTGGGCCGTGGTGATTTAAGTCtagttgaccaacttgttgaccAAGGTGTAATAAGTGATTCGTTTTCTTTATGTTATGGTGGAATGGATACCGGTGGTGGTGCCATGATTCTTGGTGGTATTTCTCCCCCCTCCGGGACCGTGTTTGCCTACTCAGACCCTGTACGCAG CCCATATTACAATATTGAGCTGAAGGAGTTACATGTTGCTGGGAAGCGGTTGCCTTTAAGTCCTAGCGTATTTGACGGAAAGCATGGAACGGTGCTCGACAGTGGAACAACATATGCATACCTACCAGAAGCTGCTTTTCTTGCTTTTAAGGATGCT ATCATTAAAGAACTACATTCTTTCAAAAAGATCAGAGGTCCTGATCCAAGTTATAACGACATTTGCTTCTCTGGTGTTGGAAG TGATGTCTCAAAACTCTCGGAAACATTTCCGTCAGTTGAAATGGTTTTCGGGAAAGGACATAAGCTGTCACTATCCCCTGAGAACTACTTGTTTAGG CACTCAAAGGTGCGTGGTGCTTATTGCCTGGGGATTTTTCAGAATGGAAAGGATCCGACAACTCTTTTAGGAG CCATTATCGTCCGCAATACTTTTGTTACATATGACCGTGAACATGCCAAGATTGGGTTTTGGAAAACCAATTGTTCTGATCTTTGGGCAAGACTTCATGATTCTGATGTGTCCCCTTCCGCACCAGATAACTCACATTTAAGTCCAGATGTGTCTCCGTCTTCAGCTCCAACAGTGAGCCCGTATCATATTTCTCCAG GGTCTAAAGTTGGAAGCATAATATTTTACATGTCGTTGAATGTTAAATACTATAAGTTGGAACCCCACATCGTAGAACTTACTCATTTAATTGCGATGGAGTTAAATGTTGACAGTTCACAG GTTAACTTATTGGATTTTACAGCCGAGGCAAATGGTTCTCTTACAATATGGTCCATCACCCCGCCGAAACCTGCTGAATATATGTCCAAAGCAGCCGCATCT AATATTATTGCTCGAATAGCTGAAGATGAGATACACCTTCCTAAAATCTTTGGAAAACATCGTATATCCAATTGGTATATTGTATCCGATCCAAATAG ACCATGGTGGCAAAATCACAAGGTTATGGTCGTAATATTCGTTCTGCTTTTAGTTTTTGGATTTTCGGGTTTTGTGGTATGGTGGCTACAGAGATACAAACGCCAAGTTAGCATTCCTTACAAGCCTGTAGATTCAGCTGTGCCTGAACAAGAACTTCAACCTTTCGGATTTCAAACAAATTACACGGCGTGA
- the LOC110903996 gene encoding metal transporter Nramp3 — protein MSSEQPLLTSIDTDTETAYDPTEKVNVILTDDDPANFNEYGTNTPPFSWRKLWLFTGPGFLMSIAFLDPGNLEGDLQAGAIAGYSLLWLLLWATAIGLLVQLLSARLGVVTGRHLAELCREEYPNWAAKLLWVMTEVALIGADIQEVIGSAIALKILTLGFLPLWAGVIITALDCFIFLFLENYGVRKLEALFAVLIAVMAISFAWMFGETKPNAKELLVGLVVPKLSSKTIQQAVGVVGCIIMPHNVFLHSALVQSREIDPRKTGRVREALKYYSIESAIALAISFIINLFVMTVFAKAFFGTAIADTIGLGNAGQYLQEKFGGGVVPILYIWAVGLLAAGQSSTITGTYAGQFIMGGFLDLRLKKWLRALITRSCAIIPTLIVALIFDSSEDTLDALNEWLNVLQSVQIPFALIPLLCLVAKDDLMGVFKIGPVLKTISWLVAALVIAINGYLLQQFLAEEVSGVALTCTVVIFTAAYVAFVVYLIWRSITVSTFGFLKPRSEVL, from the exons ATGTCTTCTGAGCAACCGCTACTCACTTCCATCGACACCGACACCGAAACCGCCTACGACCCAACAGAAAAAGTCAACGTCATCTTAACAGACGATGACCCAGCCAACTTCAACGAGTACGGAACCAATACGCCGCCGTTTTCATGGCGCAAACTGTGGCTCTTCACCGGACCCGGGTTCTTGATGAGCATAGCCTTCTTGGACCCGGGTAACTTGGAGGGTGATCTTCAGGCGGGTGCGATTGCAGGCTACTCATTGTTGTGGCTGCTGTTGTGGGCTACGGCTATCGGCTTGCTTGTTCAGCTGTTGTCGGCTCGGCTCGGCGTGGTGACAGGGAGGCATTTGGCTGAGCTGTGTAGGGAGGAGTATCCGAATTGGGCTGCCAAGTTGTTGTGGGTGATGACTGAGGTGGCTCTCATTGGGGCTGATATTCAAGAGGTTATTGGTAGTGCTATTGCTTTAAAGATTTTGACTCTTGGCTTTTTGCCCCTTTGGGCTGGTGTTATTATCACTGCCCTTGATTG TTTCATCTTCTTATTTCTTGAAAACTACGGTGTGAGAAAGCTAGAAGCACTTTTCGCGGTTCTCATTGCAGTCATGGCAATCTCGTTCGCATGGATGTTTGGTGAAACTAAGCCCAATGCCAAGGAGCTTCttgttg GTCTTGTTGTTCCAAAGCTCAGTTCAAAAACAATCCAACAAGCGGTGGGAGTTGTTGGTTGCATAATAATGCCACACAACGTGTTCTTACATTCTGCACTCGTCCAATCAAGAGAAATCGACCCGCGGAAAACAGGCCGGGTCCGAGAAGCTCTCAAGTACTACTCAATAGAATCGGCGATAGCACTGGCTATTTCGTTCATTATAAACCTCTTTGTAATGACGGTTTTCGCAAAAGCATTCTTTGGTACGGCAATAGCCGACACTATCGGCCTTGGGAACGCGGGTCAGTATCTTCAAGAGAAATTCGGTGGCGGGGTTGTACCAATTTTGTATATTTGGGCTGTCGGGTTGTTAGCAGCTGGGCAAAGTAGTACAATCACGGGTACATATGCGGGGCAGTTTATTATGGGCGGTTTTCTTGATTTGAGATTGAAGAAATGGTTGAGGGCTTTGATAACACGAAGTTGTGCTATAATTCCAACGTTGATAGTTGCGTTAATTTTCGATAGCTCCGAGGATACGTTGGATGCTTTGAATGAATGGCTAAACGTGCTTCAGTCTGTTCAGATCCCGTTTGCTCTTATACCGCTTCTGTGTTTGGTTGCGAAAGATGATCTTATGGGGGTATTCAAGATTGGCCCTGTTTTAAAG ACAATCTCATGGCTCGTGGCTGCACTAGTGATAGCGATAAACGGTTATTTGTTGCAACAGTTTTTGGCTGAAGAAGTAAGCGGGGTAGCCTTGACTTGTACTGTCGTAATTTTCACTGCTGCATATGTTGCATTCGTTGTATACCTTATCTGGCGAAGCATTACAGTTTCTACATTCGGTTTCTTGAAGCCAAGAAGCGAGGTATTATAG